The Bombus pascuorum chromosome 12, iyBomPasc1.1, whole genome shotgun sequence genome contains the following window.
tagaaaatatagtCAGAAAAGAAAATGCTGATAAGACAGTTACAAAACCTACAATTTTATCGATAGAAGATTTAAGTGATAGAAGGATTTCAATaactaatatttcaaaaacatCAGCCTCACATGATTTTAAACCATTTAGaccaacaaatatttttaataacaaattaaccATACAAAAAAAAGATGCgcttaattattctttatttgaaaaatctttgTCACCAATTGTAAAATTAGTAGAAGATCCTCAAATATCCTCTAGTCCCTGGAGAGTAGCACCATTACTTACATTTTCTCaagtgaaaaatgtatttcaaaGCACACCCCAAAATGATAAgtatgatattattaataaaaaattcttgcaaacattaaataatgaaTCGAAACAATCTGGAAATATAGCAAAAACAAGAAATAGTTTACAAaacaataatgaaaatatcaaCATAGAAAGACACATAAGTAATAATACtcctaaaagaaaaaatcttgtaaattccagaaaatttggcacagaaattacaaatatagatCATTCCTTACAGTTTAAGTCTTCAATAGAACAAATAAATGAACGAATACCAACTGAAACTGAAAACATTCAGCCAAATACTACCAATGTaactaatatatttaaatttgataataatgagaataaaacgaaaaatgtattAAGTCCAAAGAATGGTTTTAAAAGAGAGGCAACAATGGttaaaaccaaaataaatcaaggaaataaattaaatatgcaatttgataaagaaaaaaaagaatatgattCTCAACCTGGACCATCAGGTTTACAGGACTGTTCAATTTCTAACAGAGATAGGGTATTCAGACAATCAAATTtagataatttcttaaatgtaATGGAAATGCCACAGAGTACTACAATCAAAACACCTCATGGAATTTTCGATGATGCACAATCAACACCAATTATTAGTAGAACCCTGAAAAAGGCTAATGTATCTACTATGGAGTTAAAAAATGCATTTGGTTTTAGTGATAATGATTCTAATCAAGAGGAGTCTCCTATTAAGcctaaaaatgaaagaaataaaagagaaaaacccATTCAAACAGATACGGGACGACACAATATAAAACCTATTAGATTATCAAttggtgaaataaaaaataagttacTAACTAAAGAATTGAAAGAAGATATAcacaataaagaaaatatattaactgaaaagaaagaagtacAAAAGCTAGAGGAAAAGAATAAGAAGTCAATTGAGATTGTTAACTTTTCTGATACATTTGATGTTTTATCTGAAACAGGTGAAAGATCAGTAGCTTCTGCACATAGTATTCCGCTATTTGCTGATTTGGAACCATCTCATTTTACACAGGTATAATTctatagttattattatatgaaattttttaaattattaacgatacgctcatgcaaaaatgtatctgtatatttatattttagccTCCACGACATTCATATAAACGAAAACGTGACCTAAGGTTCAATTTtttggaagaagaagatgaagaagaggaagaaagaataaGGAGCTCTGggacaaaacgaaagaaaactgataaattgaaaaaggaCCAAGAAGAAAGATTATTGAAGTGGGTTCAAGATATTAACAAAACATTTAATGAGATAGACCAACATGAACTTGTAGTTGAATAAACCATTAACTATCATTACTATTGTATTAGGTAAACGAGAAGGTTTATGTCGTTTTCATTAATAGGAATAAATGATGCAAATGACACAAACTTTCTTGGTTATGTGATAGAAAGATGAGATAACAGTTACTAAAACCTTgaaaaaatttcgttaatagTCTTATGTCTTTTTATCTatacatgttttattattactattttgttccctaacaatatataaatttataaaggaAAGCATTTGTATGATAATGGATACTTAATGATTTTATACTTAGTTAAAGGATATCTTTATGTTTTCAGTCTATATGCAAAATTATCTGAAAACATTTACtcacataatttaatatagcTATATACTggtatttgtataaatagttTTTACATagattatatactttttacattattaagataatataaatgtacaaaataatataatacaataagtGATATAAGTGATAAAAGTactaataaagaatataactatttatatcttttatatgcttgcatatattatttcaataataataatacataatctaaaataaataatttatatttcgacACTTTTGTTTACTATCAAATCGgtttttgaacaattttttttcatacatttcttataaaaaataagtttcttaaatattcattaGATATCATTTAATATCGTCAATTCACATTGAAATATGTTCTACTtgcattaataaatattttatataaacctAAGCATTTAGATATTTCTCTACATCCATTGTATATgcgaatatatttatagatatttataatatacattatgcatatatgtacataaacgCTGATGCATGTGTGAAGTATTAAAATCCCTTGTAAAACGCAAGTACCCACATGCTTATATACATCTATACATGCTTTATGTTTCAACATAAATTAGAGTTTGTACATTGTATATTGTACATCGTA
Protein-coding sequences here:
- the LOC132912878 gene encoding homeobox protein 4-like, giving the protein MPPYLMRKRTLPTQNSQESQLKEQSSNPKVKSKKIVTRSSSNMNKQDSKSKKKKVIKQKNKNTSNSRQMSLRESFLNQSKVRILRSHKNSKNPTNNKLVKKLSPKKRKPPIYKCDSPESPKENTNEIYEFKFDVNDSTERIPKKRKKGATIKKTIVKRKKRNVPVKQVSKEQSTGKPEKIKKANVVKFEGGDHIESLIKNRNDVLKEELVEKPKTDVDVDKEVKDLENIVRKENADKTVTKPTILSIEDLSDRRISITNISKTSASHDFKPFRPTNIFNNKLTIQKKDALNYSLFEKSLSPIVKLVEDPQISSSPWRVAPLLTFSQVKNVFQSTPQNDKYDIINKKFLQTLNNESKQSGNIAKTRNSLQNNNENINIERHISNNTPKRKNLVNSRKFGTEITNIDHSLQFKSSIEQINERIPTETENIQPNTTNVTNIFKFDNNENKTKNVLSPKNGFKREATMVKTKINQGNKLNMQFDKEKKEYDSQPGPSGLQDCSISNRDRVFRQSNLDNFLNVMEMPQSTTIKTPHGIFDDAQSTPIISRTLKKANVSTMELKNAFGFSDNDSNQEESPIKPKNERNKREKPIQTDTGRHNIKPIRLSIGEIKNKLLTKELKEDIHNKENILTEKKEVQKLEEKNKKSIEIVNFSDTFDVLSETGERSVASAHSIPLFADLEPSHFTQPPRHSYKRKRDLRFNFLEEEDEEEEERIRSSGTKRKKTDKLKKDQEERLLKWVQDINKTFNEIDQHELVVE